The following are from one region of the bacterium genome:
- a CDS encoding TolC family protein yields the protein MPSTTELTLDKGVEIALSRHPLLLEKSADVDAAKARVGIATAPYYPRMETSAGYERFEYPAVFFRPSGGAVQGLGDTIGPLDDFTARLEARWLVWDGGARRAERDASVARAGGTVADKETVRQGVIYRVREAFFDHVTARRLEEVGMKSLSRAEKHLAFSKERYAAGTVPKEDVLKAQVELADANLSLVSARSAVRSTLARLNTAMGIPAETGTTVVPPGDSLVSPDTTPLSAALSGAESRRPELKTNLANVVASDAVVRKAKAAFLPQVGVSGMLGVRDTDFPPEEKEWSAGVKVTWPLFTGFARGHERNLAKAESEKAKAQFQGVSNRIREEVVVVHSGLRETFEAVHAAEVLVSEARESLRLAEERYANGVGTILDLLDAQVSLTRAEAKVVEAALSHQSAHSRFLLVTGSF from the coding sequence GTGCCATCAACGACCGAATTGACCCTGGACAAGGGCGTCGAAATCGCTCTCTCCCGGCATCCCTTGCTGCTGGAGAAGAGCGCCGATGTCGATGCGGCCAAGGCGAGAGTGGGAATCGCAACGGCCCCCTACTATCCACGGATGGAAACATCGGCAGGATATGAGCGGTTCGAATACCCGGCGGTCTTCTTCCGTCCTTCAGGAGGGGCCGTCCAGGGGCTTGGCGACACGATCGGGCCGCTGGATGACTTCACGGCACGCCTGGAGGCCAGGTGGCTCGTGTGGGATGGCGGGGCGCGCCGGGCGGAGCGCGACGCCTCCGTTGCCCGCGCGGGGGGTACCGTGGCGGACAAGGAGACCGTCCGCCAGGGGGTCATCTATCGGGTACGGGAGGCGTTCTTCGACCACGTGACCGCCCGAAGACTCGAGGAGGTGGGAATGAAAAGCCTCTCCCGGGCGGAGAAGCACCTTGCCTTCTCCAAGGAGCGGTACGCCGCCGGCACGGTCCCGAAGGAGGACGTCCTGAAGGCGCAGGTGGAACTGGCGGACGCCAACCTGTCCTTGGTGAGCGCGCGAAGCGCGGTCCGCTCCACCCTGGCGCGCCTGAATACGGCGATGGGGATCCCGGCGGAAACCGGGACCACCGTTGTTCCACCCGGGGATTCCCTGGTTTCCCCCGACACGACGCCGCTTTCTGCGGCGCTCTCCGGCGCCGAATCCCGTCGTCCCGAGCTGAAAACGAATCTGGCAAACGTCGTCGCCTCGGATGCGGTGGTTCGGAAGGCGAAGGCCGCCTTCCTGCCCCAGGTAGGGGTCTCGGGCATGCTGGGGGTCCGGGACACCGATTTTCCGCCGGAGGAGAAAGAATGGTCCGCGGGCGTGAAAGTCACCTGGCCTCTCTTCACCGGCTTTGCCCGTGGCCACGAAAGGAACCTGGCGAAAGCGGAATCGGAAAAGGCGAAAGCGCAGTTCCAGGGCGTATCGAACCGGATCCGTGAGGAAGTAGTGGTGGTCCATTCCGGTCTTCGGGAGACGTTCGAGGCGGTCCATGCGGCGGAAGTCCTCGTTTCCGAGGCGAGAGAATCCCTGCGGCTGGCGGAGGAGCGGTATGCAAACGGCGTGGGAACCATCCTGGACCTCCTGGATGCGCAGGTTTCCCTGACACGCGCCGAGGCGAAAGTGGTCGAGGCGGCCCTCTCCCACCAGTCGGCCCATTCCCGGTTCCTGTTGGTTACTGGGAGCTTTTAA
- a CDS encoding ABC transporter ATP-binding protein encodes MNPAAEEFSVVVRNLERRFGAFTAVNRVSFEVRKGEIFGFLGPNGAGKSTTIRMLCGLLAPTSGEGTVAGFDLNTEAEKIKQNIGYMSQRFSLYEDLTVEENINFYSGIYRIPAERKGERKEWVLRMADLSDHRNTKTAFLSGGWKQRLALGCAVLHEPPILFLDEPTSGVDPISRRNFWELIYELAGKGVTVFVTTHYMDEAEYCDRLGLIYRGELVALGTPEELKTRLMKEEVLEIQAERPQEAIGLLENLPGVKGAALFGKGIHAAVDRAEEFVPVLRAALETGGFAVGRVEKIVPTLEDVFVSLVEERDRQETPVSEVRR; translated from the coding sequence ATGAACCCGGCGGCGGAAGAGTTTTCGGTAGTGGTGCGCAACCTGGAAAGACGGTTCGGGGCCTTCACCGCCGTGAACCGGGTGAGCTTCGAGGTCCGCAAGGGGGAGATCTTCGGCTTCCTGGGCCCCAACGGCGCGGGCAAGTCGACCACCATCCGGATGCTGTGCGGGCTCCTTGCCCCCACTTCGGGGGAGGGGACCGTGGCCGGTTTCGACCTGAATACCGAGGCGGAAAAGATCAAGCAGAACATCGGCTACATGTCCCAGCGCTTCTCCCTCTACGAGGACCTGACCGTCGAGGAGAACATCAATTTCTACAGCGGGATCTACCGGATCCCGGCGGAGAGGAAGGGGGAGAGGAAGGAATGGGTTCTCCGGATGGCGGACCTTTCCGACCATCGGAACACGAAAACCGCCTTTCTTTCCGGAGGCTGGAAACAGCGGCTGGCGCTTGGGTGCGCGGTCCTCCACGAGCCGCCGATCCTGTTCCTCGACGAGCCGACCTCCGGAGTGGATCCGATCAGCCGCCGCAACTTCTGGGAACTGATCTACGAGCTCGCCGGGAAGGGAGTCACCGTGTTCGTGACGACCCATTACATGGACGAGGCGGAGTATTGCGACCGGTTGGGGCTCATCTACCGCGGAGAACTCGTGGCGCTGGGGACCCCGGAGGAGCTGAAAACCCGCCTGATGAAGGAAGAGGTGCTGGAGATCCAGGCGGAGCGTCCGCAGGAGGCGATCGGCCTCCTGGAGAATCTTCCGGGCGTGAAAGGGGCGGCTCTTTTCGGGAAAGGGATCCACGCAGCCGTGGATCGGGCGGAAGAATTCGTCCCGGTCCTGCGTGCCGCACTGGAAACGGGGGGCTTCGCCGTCGGCCGGGTCGAGAAGATCGTCCCGACTCTGGAAGACGTCTTCGTCTCCCTGGTGGAGGAGAGGGACCGTCAGGAAACGCCGGTTTCGGAGGTGCGGCGATGA
- a CDS encoding TetR/AcrR family transcriptional regulator, producing the protein MAAEKRSREARREQIAEAALEVIARHGTRSLSVGAVARRIGIVPSAIYRHFHGKEEILSAAIERMGERLLENAARAAAGKGGTIQRLRMLLQDHVRAIREGYAGPRIVFAEGIDGGGVSHRMEIYHVIRRYLDRVAEILRQGQRAGDLRGDLDPEATSVHFLGLIQPAATLWYLSAGKFDVTLYAECSFAQFAEAITAR; encoded by the coding sequence ATGGCGGCGGAAAAACGGAGCAGAGAGGCAAGGCGGGAACAGATCGCCGAGGCGGCGCTCGAAGTGATCGCAAGGCACGGAACCCGAAGTTTGAGCGTTGGAGCGGTCGCGCGGCGGATCGGCATCGTCCCCTCTGCGATCTACCGGCACTTTCACGGGAAGGAAGAGATCCTTTCCGCGGCGATTGAACGGATGGGAGAACGCCTCCTCGAAAACGCTGCGCGTGCCGCCGCGGGGAAGGGCGGTACGATCCAGCGGCTCAGGATGCTGCTGCAGGATCACGTCCGGGCAATCCGGGAAGGGTACGCGGGCCCCAGGATCGTCTTTGCCGAGGGGATCGATGGCGGCGGGGTCTCCCACCGGATGGAAATCTACCACGTCATCCGCCGGTACCTGGACCGGGTAGCCGAGATCCTCCGACAGGGCCAGCGGGCCGGAGACCTCCGCGGGGACCTTGATCCGGAGGCCACGTCCGTGCACTTCCTGGGGTTGATCCAGCCGGCGGCGACGCTCTGGTACTTGAGCGCCGGGAAGTTCGACGTCACCCTGTACGCGGAATGTTCCTTTGCCCAATTCGCGGAAGCGATTACAGCGAGGTGA
- a CDS encoding ABC transporter ATP-binding protein, translating into MDAIRTEGLGKVFGPTVAVDRLTLSVDEGEIFGLVGPDGAGKTTVMRLLTGILDPSEGEGWVMSHSIRTETGKIHGEIGYMSQRFGLYPDLSVMENIDFYADLYGIPRRGRQEKIDELLAFSNLTPFKRRLAGNLSGGMKQKLGLACALIHTPKVLFLDEPTNGVDPVSRRDFWRILYRLLREKVTIFVSTAYLDEAERFQRLALLHQGKLLALGTPEEVKTLYPGVILEVRCGDPRRASAVLREELPGATVGLFGDRVHVGSRDPELARKGIEKALRNAGIPVSQVQPVEPILEDVFVAVLSSGGEARA; encoded by the coding sequence TTGGACGCGATACGAACTGAAGGACTGGGCAAGGTTTTCGGCCCCACGGTGGCGGTGGACCGGCTCACCCTTTCGGTGGACGAAGGGGAGATTTTCGGATTGGTAGGGCCCGACGGTGCGGGGAAAACCACCGTGATGCGCCTGCTGACCGGGATTTTAGACCCCTCGGAAGGGGAAGGCTGGGTAATGAGCCATTCGATCCGGACGGAGACGGGGAAGATCCACGGGGAGATCGGGTACATGAGTCAGCGGTTCGGGCTGTACCCCGATCTCTCCGTCATGGAAAACATCGATTTCTATGCCGACCTCTACGGCATTCCCCGGAGGGGCCGGCAGGAAAAGATCGATGAGCTGCTGGCGTTTTCCAATCTCACCCCGTTCAAGCGACGTTTGGCGGGAAACCTCTCCGGGGGGATGAAGCAGAAACTGGGGCTCGCCTGCGCGCTCATCCACACCCCGAAGGTCCTCTTCCTCGACGAGCCGACGAACGGCGTCGACCCCGTCTCGCGGCGTGATTTCTGGCGGATCCTGTACCGCCTTCTGCGGGAGAAGGTCACCATTTTCGTCTCCACTGCCTATCTCGACGAGGCGGAGCGGTTCCAGCGGCTCGCACTCCTGCACCAGGGGAAATTGCTTGCCCTCGGGACGCCGGAGGAGGTGAAGACGCTCTACCCGGGGGTGATCCTGGAAGTGCGATGCGGCGATCCCCGTCGGGCGTCCGCGGTCCTTCGGGAAGAGCTCCCAGGCGCAACCGTCGGACTCTTCGGCGACCGCGTTCACGTGGGCAGCCGGGACCCTGAGCTGGCCCGTAAAGGAATCGAGAAGGCCCTCCGGAATGCGGGGATCCCGGTTTCCCAGGTTCAACCCGTCGAGCCGATCCTTGAAGACGTCTTCGTCGCCGTGCTTTCTTCCGGCGGGGAGGCGAGGGCATGA
- a CDS encoding ABC transporter permease, translating into MWERLRNMLIKEFLQVLRDPKMRGIIFVMPLIQVMVFGYAVTTDVRDVPTAVLDFDQSVASRELLSRFSASGYFRFVAHTRDVSMANHLLDKGSVGAILRVDQGFGEDLRAGRTAKLQVIADGTDSNTAGIVLDYTGRIAGKFSEKVLLARLSRLRGEGPLPGRVELASRAWFNENLESRNFYVPGVIAIIVMLITLMLTSMAVVREKEIGTIEQLLVSPITPTEFILGKTLPFALIGYADVLLVAVVGVFWFEVPIRGSLVLLLVATTFYLMTTLGIGLFISTVSRTQQQAMMSVFFFYFPAVLLSGFMFPIANMPPLVQYMTYANPLRYFLVILRGIFLKGAGPATLWPQMAALLIMGLVTLFFTTRRFRKTMA; encoded by the coding sequence ATGTGGGAGCGTTTGCGCAACATGCTGATCAAGGAGTTCCTCCAGGTCCTGCGCGACCCGAAGATGCGCGGGATCATCTTCGTGATGCCTCTCATCCAGGTCATGGTCTTCGGGTACGCGGTGACCACCGACGTCCGCGACGTCCCCACCGCCGTCCTGGATTTCGATCAAAGCGTGGCTTCCCGGGAACTGCTTTCCCGCTTTTCCGCCTCGGGGTATTTCCGCTTCGTCGCGCACACCCGGGATGTCTCCATGGCCAATCATCTCCTCGACAAGGGATCGGTGGGGGCGATCCTGCGCGTCGACCAGGGCTTCGGGGAGGACTTGCGGGCGGGCCGGACGGCGAAACTCCAGGTGATCGCCGACGGGACGGACTCCAACACGGCAGGGATCGTGCTCGACTATACAGGGCGGATCGCCGGGAAGTTTTCCGAGAAGGTGCTCCTGGCCCGGCTTTCGCGCCTCCGCGGCGAGGGGCCTCTTCCCGGGAGAGTGGAACTCGCCTCCCGCGCCTGGTTCAACGAGAACCTGGAGAGCCGCAACTTCTACGTCCCCGGGGTGATCGCGATCATCGTGATGCTCATCACGCTGATGCTGACCAGCATGGCGGTCGTGCGGGAGAAGGAGATCGGCACGATCGAGCAACTTCTCGTCTCCCCGATCACCCCGACCGAGTTCATCCTTGGCAAGACGCTCCCCTTCGCCCTCATCGGGTACGCCGACGTGCTGCTCGTCGCCGTCGTCGGTGTGTTCTGGTTCGAGGTGCCGATCCGGGGGAGCCTGGTCCTGCTCCTCGTGGCCACCACGTTCTACCTGATGACCACGCTCGGGATCGGGCTCTTCATCTCCACGGTCAGCCGCACGCAGCAGCAGGCGATGATGAGCGTATTCTTCTTTTATTTCCCCGCCGTACTCCTATCCGGATTCATGTTCCCCATCGCGAACATGCCGCCCCTGGTGCAATACATGACCTACGCCAACCCGCTGCGGTATTTCCTGGTCATCCTGCGGGGGATCTTCCTGAAAGGCGCGGGGCCGGCCACGCTGTGGCCCCAGATGGCGGCGCTTCTGATCATGGGGCTGGTCACACTCTTCTTCACGACGCGACGCTTCCGCAAGACCATGGCATAG
- a CDS encoding ABC transporter permease → MNLRRLLAIARKEFLHIRRDPRSLAMAIAIPMLLILLFGYALTLDVDNVPIAVWDQSVSPESRELISRFEGSRYFDVRLRAKGYPDIERAIEAGQVMAAVVIPRDFSAHLTAGNVAAVQFLIDGSDSNTATIALGYAESVARGYSRDIAFREARVGGTGTLRDPLEVRPRVWFNADMESKNYIVPGLIAVIMMVIAALLTSLTVAKEWETGTMEQLISTPILARELVLGKLLPYFALGMLDVLLAVGMGEFLFQVPLRGSAVLLFGMAAVFLVGALSMGMVISIVTKSQLLASQLAMVLTFLPSFLLSGFMYSIGNMPKAIQVMTYAIPARYFVTLLKGIYLKGTGLSILLGEAALLTAFGVMMVLLANRKFRKKLA, encoded by the coding sequence ATGAACCTCCGGCGCCTTCTTGCCATCGCGCGGAAGGAGTTCCTTCACATCCGCCGGGACCCGAGAAGCCTGGCAATGGCGATTGCGATACCCATGCTTCTGATCCTTCTGTTCGGATATGCCCTCACCCTGGATGTGGACAACGTGCCGATCGCGGTCTGGGACCAGAGCGTATCTCCGGAGAGCCGGGAACTCATCAGCCGGTTCGAAGGCTCCCGGTACTTCGACGTCCGCCTGCGCGCGAAGGGATATCCCGACATCGAACGGGCGATCGAGGCCGGCCAGGTGATGGCCGCCGTCGTGATTCCCCGGGACTTTTCCGCCCACCTGACGGCGGGCAATGTGGCGGCGGTCCAGTTCCTCATCGACGGGTCGGACTCCAACACGGCCACGATCGCCCTCGGGTACGCCGAGTCGGTGGCCCGCGGGTACTCGCGGGATATCGCTTTCCGGGAAGCGAGGGTTGGGGGAACGGGGACCCTGCGGGACCCCCTCGAGGTGCGCCCCCGGGTCTGGTTCAACGCGGACATGGAGTCGAAGAACTACATCGTCCCGGGCCTGATCGCCGTCATCATGATGGTGATCGCGGCACTTCTCACTTCGCTCACCGTGGCCAAGGAGTGGGAGACGGGAACGATGGAGCAGCTTATCTCCACGCCCATCCTGGCACGGGAACTGGTATTGGGTAAGCTCCTGCCGTATTTCGCCTTGGGGATGCTCGACGTTCTCCTCGCCGTGGGGATGGGGGAGTTCCTTTTCCAGGTGCCGCTTCGGGGAAGCGCGGTTCTCCTCTTCGGGATGGCGGCCGTCTTTCTGGTGGGGGCGCTCTCGATGGGGATGGTGATCAGCATCGTCACGAAATCCCAGCTTCTGGCCAGCCAGCTGGCGATGGTGCTCACCTTCCTTCCTTCGTTCCTCCTGTCGGGGTTCATGTACTCCATCGGGAACATGCCGAAGGCGATCCAGGTCATGACCTACGCCATTCCCGCCCGGTATTTCGTGACGCTGCTGAAAGGGATTTATCTCAAAGGGACGGGGCTTTCGATCCTTCTGGGCGAAGCGGCGCTCCTTACGGCCTTCGGGGTGATGATGGTCCTGCTCGCAAACCGGAAATTCCGCAAGAAGCTTGCGTGA
- the oah gene encoding 6-oxocyclohex-1-ene-1-carbonyl-CoA hydratase, translated as MATTDEIIGKTAPSHLVDHNLVGQEVESLCGGMVRYEKRPAKRRDGSTAEGLGNAWIVINNPKQYNSYTTDMVKALILAFRRASVDREVNALVFTGTGDKAFCTGGNTKEYAEYYAGNPQEYRQYMRLFNDMVSSILGCDKPVICRVNGMRIGGGQEIGMACDFTIAQDLANFGQAGPKHGSAAIGGATDFLPVMIGCEQAMVSGTLCEPFSAHKAARLGIVSGLVPALKIGGTFVANPTVVTDRMLDGYGRVVHGDFKTGAAYKEGLAAIKGGEVDLSLLDAAVEELCAKLLETFPECMTKSLEELRKPKLIAWNANKENARAWLALNMMNEARAGFRAFNEGTKESGREIDFVKLRQGLARGIPWSEELIDGLIASLLAGKSAR; from the coding sequence ATGGCGACGACTGACGAGATCATCGGAAAGACCGCGCCGTCCCACCTCGTCGACCACAACCTGGTCGGCCAGGAGGTGGAGAGCCTTTGCGGCGGGATGGTCCGCTACGAGAAGCGCCCCGCGAAGCGGCGCGACGGCTCGACGGCCGAGGGGCTCGGAAACGCCTGGATCGTCATCAACAACCCGAAGCAGTACAACTCCTACACGACGGACATGGTCAAGGCGCTGATCCTCGCCTTTCGCCGGGCCTCCGTGGACCGCGAGGTCAACGCCTTGGTCTTCACCGGGACCGGGGACAAGGCGTTCTGCACGGGCGGGAACACGAAGGAGTACGCGGAGTATTACGCCGGCAACCCGCAGGAGTACCGGCAGTACATGCGCCTGTTCAACGACATGGTCTCGTCCATCCTCGGCTGCGACAAGCCGGTGATCTGCCGGGTGAACGGCATGCGGATCGGCGGCGGCCAGGAGATCGGGATGGCGTGCGACTTCACGATCGCGCAGGACCTGGCGAACTTCGGGCAGGCCGGTCCGAAGCACGGCTCCGCGGCGATCGGCGGGGCCACCGACTTCCTGCCGGTGATGATCGGGTGCGAGCAGGCGATGGTCTCCGGGACCCTCTGCGAGCCGTTCTCCGCGCACAAGGCCGCGCGGCTCGGGATCGTTTCCGGCCTGGTCCCCGCGCTGAAGATCGGCGGGACGTTCGTCGCGAACCCGACCGTGGTCACCGACCGGATGCTCGACGGGTACGGGCGGGTTGTTCACGGGGACTTCAAGACGGGGGCGGCGTACAAGGAGGGCCTTGCCGCGATCAAGGGAGGCGAGGTCGATCTTTCCCTCCTCGACGCGGCGGTCGAGGAGCTGTGCGCGAAGCTGCTCGAGACGTTTCCCGAGTGCATGACGAAGAGCCTCGAGGAGCTCCGCAAGCCGAAGCTGATCGCCTGGAACGCGAACAAGGAGAACGCCCGGGCGTGGCTGGCCCTCAACATGATGAACGAGGCCCGCGCCGGATTCCGAGCCTTCAACGAGGGGACGAAGGAGAGCGGCCGGGAGATCGACTTCGTGAAGCTTCGGCAGGGGCTGGCCAGGGGAATCCCCTGGAGCGAAGAGCTGATCGACGGCCTGATCGCCTCCCTTCTCGCCGGGAAATCCGCCCGATGA
- a CDS encoding efflux RND transporter periplasmic adaptor subunit, whose translation MKRKKTIVAAVVVVVLVIGAGIAVWLRFREAKEVGVIRVSGNIEVTDVDVSFKIPGRLLQRSVDEGMSVSAGQPVARLDSADLEREVSMKEAELQAAEAVLRELVAGSRPQEIARARAAAAAAQAEAERLSGDFERAKALHARDVISRQEFEGTRAAYEVADERRKEAKESLHLVEEGPRREQIEQSRARGRQAKEALELARTRLSYAAIVSPLAGLVLSKNVEPGDYVAPGTPVVTVGSLKDPWLRAYIEETDLGRVKVGQAVEVTADTYPGKKYAGHVSFIASQAEFTPKNVQTRKERVKLVYRIKVDVSNPDMELKPGMPADAAIRTDERSEVRIGRDTN comes from the coding sequence ATGAAGAGAAAAAAGACGATCGTGGCGGCGGTGGTCGTCGTCGTGTTGGTGATCGGAGCGGGAATCGCGGTTTGGCTCCGCTTCCGGGAAGCCAAGGAAGTCGGGGTCATTCGGGTTTCGGGCAACATCGAGGTGACCGACGTGGACGTGAGCTTCAAGATTCCGGGCCGGCTGCTGCAGCGGTCGGTGGACGAAGGGATGTCCGTTTCCGCCGGACAACCCGTTGCCCGACTGGACAGCGCGGACCTGGAAAGGGAAGTGAGCATGAAAGAGGCCGAGCTCCAGGCGGCGGAGGCCGTGCTGCGGGAGCTTGTCGCCGGGTCACGGCCCCAGGAGATCGCGAGAGCCAGGGCGGCAGCTGCGGCGGCGCAGGCCGAGGCGGAGCGGCTTTCCGGGGATTTTGAACGCGCAAAGGCGCTTCATGCGAGAGACGTGATCTCCCGCCAGGAGTTCGAGGGGACCAGGGCGGCTTACGAGGTGGCCGATGAGAGACGGAAAGAAGCGAAGGAAAGCCTCCACCTCGTGGAGGAAGGGCCCAGGCGCGAGCAGATCGAGCAGTCCCGCGCCCGGGGCCGGCAGGCGAAGGAAGCTCTGGAACTGGCCCGAACGCGCCTCTCCTACGCGGCGATCGTCTCCCCCCTTGCCGGGTTGGTTCTTTCCAAGAACGTGGAGCCGGGGGATTACGTGGCTCCAGGGACGCCCGTCGTGACGGTGGGGTCACTCAAGGACCCGTGGCTCCGGGCGTACATCGAGGAGACCGACCTGGGGCGGGTCAAGGTGGGCCAAGCCGTCGAGGTTACCGCCGACACCTATCCGGGGAAGAAATACGCCGGGCACGTTTCCTTCATCGCCTCGCAGGCCGAATTTACGCCGAAGAACGTCCAGACGCGGAAAGAGCGCGTCAAGCTCGTCTACCGCATCAAGGTCGACGTCTCCAACCCGGACATGGAACTGAAACCGGGAATGCCGGCGGACGCGGCCATCCGGACGGATGAGAGAAGCGAGGTGCGCATTGGACGCGATACGAACTGA